The following nucleotide sequence is from Bacteroidota bacterium.
TGCAAAAAGGGCTGGTGTGGGCGAAGAAGTCGACCGCATTACAGAAGCAGCCATGCGGGGTGAAATTGATTTCAGTGAAAGCTTTAAACAAAGGGTTGCCCTGCTGAAAGGTTTGGATGTGAGTGTGATGCAGGAAATAGCTGAGAACTTGCCTATCACAGAAGGAACTCAACGTGTTTTCCATACCTTGAAAAAATTCGGTTTTAAAACAGCTATCCTGTCCGGTGGATTTACTTATTTTGGCAAGCACCTTCAACGCATGTTCGAAATTGATTATGTTTTTGCCAACGACCTCGAAATTGTCGACGGTAAACTTACAGGTAAAAACCTTGGCGAAATTGTCGATGGGAACTTGAAGGCTGAATTGCTAAAAAAAATTGCTTTTAAGGAAGATATCCATCTCGAACAGGTAATTGCTGTGGGCGATGGTGCCAATGATCTGCCTATGATTAACATTGCCGGATTGGGAATCGCCTTTCATGCCAAACCAAAAGTGCAGGAAAATGCCCGTCATGCTATTTCTACCATTGGTCTCGATGCGATTTTATACCTGATGGGTTTCAGAGACCGCGAAATAGGGTAGTTAAAGTAACCTAACTAGAGGTTACTTTAACTGTATTGGCTTTAGCGGTTCGAGTATTGTTTGCTGTAATATTTCTCATAATCCCCCGAAAGAATATGCTCAAGCCAGGCTTCGTTGGACAGATACCATTCTACGGTTTTTTCCAGACCCTGTTCGAACGTTACTGAGGGTTTCCATCCCAATTCTTTTTCAAGTTTCGAGGCATCGATGGCGTAACGCATATCGTGTCCAGCCCGGTCGGTTACAAAGCTGATGAGCTTTTCCGATTCTCCTTTTTCACGGTTTAGTTTTTTGTCCATTATCTGGCAGAAAAGCCTTACCAGGTCAATATTTTTCCATTCATTGTCGCCGCCTATGTTGTAAGTATCACCATTTTTCCCTTTGTGAAAAATTACATCGATAGCCCGAGCATGGTCGATTACGTAAAGCCAGTCGCGAATATTCTCTCCTTTCCCGTAAACCGGAATGGGTTTTTTCTTTAAAATATTGTTGAAAACAAGGGGTATCAGTTTCTCAGGAAATTGATTTGGTCCGTAATTGTTCGAGCAATTGGAAATTACTACCGGCAGTTTGTAGGTATTGTGATAGG
It contains:
- the rfbB gene encoding dTDP-glucose 4,6-dehydratase, which gives rise to MNRNIIITGGAGFIGSHVVRLFVNQYPQYRIINVDKLTYAGNLENLKDIENAPNYVFEKADITDKTAIEALFEKYQVDGVIHLAAESHVDRSITNPNEFIFTNVVGTATLLNAAVKFWKNQMEGKLFYHVSTDEVYGSLGQDGFFVETTSYDPQSPYSASKASSDHFVRAYHNTYKLPVVISNCSNNYGPNQFPEKLIPLVFNNILKKKPIPVYGKGENIRDWLYVIDHARAIDVIFHKGKNGDTYNIGGDNEWKNIDLVRLFCQIMDKKLNREKGESEKLISFVTDRAGHDMRYAIDASKLEKELGWKPSVTFEQGLEKTVEWYLSNEAWLEHILSGDYEKYYSKQYSNR